GCCGAAGGACTCCATGAATTTTTTGGACAGGTGCACCAGTATTTCCACGTTAAAGGGCGCGAGTCCCGCTGCCTTTTCGGGGATGGACACATTTTGTTCATGGAGATAGGCGTTGGCGTCTTCGGAAGCTACCTTGGCGTCATACTCTTTGAGCAGCCGCCTGGGCAAAAGTCCACCGATAACAGACGGAATGGCAAAGCGCAGCTTTCTCTGCATCTTCTTAGCCGTGGCCGACATTTTCTGCTGGGTCGATTCTTCGTTAAAGGTGTCAAAAATCATGGTAAAGCCATACCAAAGCACATAAATGCCTGCCACCAGCCCAAACCCAATGGCATTGAGACGGTTATTAACCAGCATGAGAACCCCTGCCACCAGTGTGATCACTCCGTTCACAAAATAGGCGCCATAGTTTGGCGCGCCGTCTTTAAAATAAGTAACCGCAGACACAAAACGAATGATAGAGTTCAGAATAATCCACCCGGCAAAAATGTCAGGAATCCAGCGCACCACCTTAAAGCGAAAGATAAAGAACGCAATGGCAAAGCCAAGGTTGACTATAGCTTCCAGCACCTCGCCCTGTCCCTTTATTTTCTTCTTATAGAGCACTGCCACCAAATTCATGAATGCAATGATCAGCAGAACCACAGCGATGAGCACCACCAGATCGGTGAGCGAGGTCTTTGGCCTCAGGATTAAAAATATCCCAGCCCCTATTACAAGCAAGCCGGCCAGCAGGCCGATGAGCTTTTGAGCAACCGTTTTTTCCATTACTTTTCCCCTTTTTCCGTATTACCTCCATTTTAACGCCTTTTGAAAGTTCACGCAACTAAAAAACCCGTGGTGCCGTATTTTACGGCACCACGGGTCTTGTTATTAACTTTAGTAGGTTTCAACAAACAGCTGGAAGTAAGAGCGGTCATGCTTGCAGGCAGGACATACCTGAGGTGCATCGTTGCCTTCATAGATATAGCCGCAGTTGCCACATTTCCATCTGACATCACCAAAGCGTTTGAATACTTTGCCCTGTTCAATGTTGGCAGCTAATTTCTTATAGCGGGTTTCATGCGCTTTTTCAGCCACACAGATCTGAGTAAAGGATTCTGCAATATCATCAAAGCCTTCTTTTTTAGCGGTTGCTGCGAAAGCTGGGTATAAGTCTGCCCATTCTTCCTTTTCGCCAGCAGCTGCGTTTAACAGATTGCTTTTAGTATCGCCTAATGCCACCGGATAGTCGGCATTGACATTCAGCATCATGGCTTCGCCGCCTTCTAATTCAGCAGCCATATATTTATAGAAAACTTCAGCATGTTCTTTTTCATTTGCTGCAGTTTCCAGGAAAATTTCCTGAATCTGTACATACCCTTCTTTTTTAGCCTTTGAAGCAAAAAATGTATAGCGGTTACGCGCCTGGCTTTCACCTGCAAATGCCTTCATCAAATTTGACAGGGTTTCCGTACCTTTTAATCTTCCCATTGGTAAATTCCTCCTTGATTTTAATATTGTTGGTTTCTTTATTATAACGCGATCTCAAGGAAATTTCAAATTATTTCACCGGCTAATTTAGAATAATTTTATTTTTACTTAATATGCTTAATAAAATCTACCAGGGATTCGGCGGCGACAAAAGGACCGTCCTGTTCAAAGCCCGGGATTCCAAGCTGTGTACGGATAACGCCAATCTTAATGCCCTTTTCCTTCATACGTTTGAAGTAGTTTTCCGCGATCTTTTCGTGTTCGCTTTTTAACTGTACCGCGCCGAAGGGGTTCGCGAAATAGGTGGTTGTGATGCCCACTTCGCCGGTGGTTCCCTTAGCCATACGCTTGCCCTCTGAGAATACTGCCAGAGCGGTATCCAGGTCGTCAAACATTTCGATAGGCGCGTGTGCATCGTCAATTTTCTCATAATTATTAATGTAGAAAATATAATCGACTGGAGTGGAAGCCGAAATTTCTTCATAGGTCATCTGAGGTACGATCACCCGAGCGTTGACGATGTTAGGGTTCATGAAAATCGAGCGGTCCATGGTGCTGTAGGCGTAGCCTGGCTGAAGGTCATCCAGACGGACAAACGCCCCGATTTCTGTCCCCACAGCCATGAGCTCGTCTTCCTTGTTAAAATGTAAGGAGCCCATATCGTCAATAAGGATATCCACGTCGCAGCCCAGCTCTTTGGGCAGCTTGTGAATGGCCTCCAGGGTTTCGGACTTGCCGGCGCCGCTGTCCCCGACCAGCATGATGTTTACTGGTTTTTCACCGGCCAGACGGATTTTGGCGAAAGCGCCGTGAATGGGCAGCCAGAAGTTTTTAATCTGGATAATGTTGTGCAGGGTCAGAATCATTTTCTTCATGTATCCAAAGTAGTCAATTTCCGGGTCGTTTGGCAGCATGCCGTAGTATACGCCGTCCTCCTTAACCACAAAGCCGCGCATCTCGTCTTCTTCAAAAAGGCTCTTGTCCAGGCCGAAGAAAACCGCACCGTCTGGCTTCTTGTGCAAAAATTCCTCTGGTGTTGCCAGTTCGAAAAGATTGAACAGGCCAGCGCCCAGCTCCAGAAAATCTTTATGGCAGTACGCGATGATCAGCAGACGTCCCGCCTTCACCGGGATGGCATACCAGGATTCGGAATCCATGTAAAAGCGTTCCAGAATCTTTTTGTCCTTCTTGATGGGGAACACCCCGTTACGCTTGCTGGACTGGGTGTAGAAAATAACCGGCGGCTCGAAAATGGCTTCCCATACATAGGGCACACGGTACAGCGAGTCGTTTTTACTTTTGATGTCATTTGGAAAGTCAAAGTGGTCGACCAGAAAAGACACCTGGGCGCCCGAGGGCAGCTGGCGGTAAATACTGAGACTCTTGCCGGTAACGTTATACAGGATGTTACGGTATAAATCCAGCACCAGCTTTTTTAAAGAATCGTTGTTGGAGGCCAGCGAGTGAGCCTTGGAACGTTTTGCGCCGTCATCCGGGTTGTAGGTTTCGTTCTTAACCATAAAACGCTGGATATTACGCCAGTAGTTGTAAAAGCCTTCGAGAAAATCCAGCATGATGGCGGTGTACTCGTCCACGCCGTACTGGATATCAAAATAATCGCTGCGCATAACGTCTTTCAGAGGCTTCATGTTGAGCAGGGTCACAAAATCCCGGAATTTTTCCAAATCAAAGGATTTGTTTTCATCACGGAAGGGGATAACTGCCTTCAATTTTCTTGAATGCCGGATTTCAAGCTCATTTACAAAGGTGGTGATCATTTTTCCAAAGGTTTTAGACTGCAAAACCCGACTGACATTCGTAAACTTCAAATCGCCATTGATCACAATGCTGCGATGTACATTCATATTTTCCATAAATAACTTCCTTTCTTCTATCCTTTTACTATCTCAACCAGCTCCATCATATGGTCCACCACAGCGATGGCGCCGGCGTTCAGCAGCTCTTCGCGGGTACCGTTGCCAAAGGCCACGCCCGCCGCGTCAATCCCGCAGGCGTGGGCGCCCTCAATATCATAGTAACGGTCTCCCACCATAAGCACATCGGCTTTTTTCTCAGGCGTATGATAACTGTAATCCTCTAAAAAGGCGTTGATGATCTCGATCTTATTGGTCCGTGTGCCAGCTGTATCAGGACCGTATACATGATCTTCATCAATGTTGACCTCGGATTTTCCCACGATCTGCCGGGCTGTAGGTTCCCCCTTATTGGTGCAAATGCCAACTGTACAACCTAAACTCCGCAGCGCCTTCACCGTTTCGGCGGCTCCGTCAAAGAAAGGGTCCTTATACATACGTCCATGGGTCACGTATTCCTCTTGGTAAAAATCGTGTCCCCGCCAGCCGTCTTCCTCG
The DNA window shown above is from Eubacterium limosum and carries:
- the rbr gene encoding rubrerythrin, with product MGRLKGTETLSNLMKAFAGESQARNRYTFFASKAKKEGYVQIQEIFLETAANEKEHAEVFYKYMAAELEGGEAMMLNVNADYPVALGDTKSNLLNAAAGEKEEWADLYPAFAATAKKEGFDDIAESFTQICVAEKAHETRYKKLAANIEQGKVFKRFGDVRWKCGNCGYIYEGNDAPQVCPACKHDRSYFQLFVETY
- a CDS encoding HdeD family acid-resistance protein, with amino-acid sequence MEKTVAQKLIGLLAGLLVIGAGIFLILRPKTSLTDLVVLIAVVLLIIAFMNLVAVLYKKKIKGQGEVLEAIVNLGFAIAFFIFRFKVVRWIPDIFAGWIILNSIIRFVSAVTYFKDGAPNYGAYFVNGVITLVAGVLMLVNNRLNAIGFGLVAGIYVLWYGFTMIFDTFNEESTQQKMSATAKKMQRKLRFAIPSVIGGLLPRRLLKEYDAKVASEDANAYLHEQNVSIPEKAAGLAPFNVEILVHLSKKFMESFGHVDLILGDEAVAYGNFDSHSYRLFGVISDGVLFKCNRERYLKQSVYHDDKVLIAFKVAFEKEELLQIKKNFDIMRENMAEWYCDTQLMEQGLLPEKDYSDIADQIYKGNDATFYKFKKGTLKTYFAVDTNCVKVADSLFENTNFDKPVIPGIVTPGAYYQFLMRELEKPGTKVYERHIYSKETLIYNKELEPGK
- a CDS encoding HAD family hydrolase; translated protein: MKYHCVLFDLDGTLLNSKEGVWRSFEYALEKLGYPDPKIEDIEPLIGPPIEQVFTKYYGYSEEDGWRGHDFYQEEYVTHGRMYKDPFFDGAAETVKALRSLGCTVGICTNKGEPTARQIVGKSEVNIDEDHVYGPDTAGTRTNKIEIINAFLEDYSYHTPEKKADVLMVGDRYYDIEGAHACGIDAAGVAFGNGTREELLNAGAIAVVDHMMELVEIVKG